Within the bacterium genome, the region TTTTTTCGCATTATCTGATGGCTTACTTTAATATGCTGGACAGGGATAAGGGCAGACTCAAAGATTGTTTTAAAAGAGTGAATATTATGCCTCTGGGCGCAGGCGCAATTGCAGGAACTTCGTTCCAAATTGATCGTGAATACGTGGCTAAGCTGTTAGGCTTTCCCGCTATTACAGAAAACAGTATAGATACAGTTAGTGACAGAGATTTTATTCTGGAATTTGTATCTTGCTCTGCCATTCTCATGATGCATCTTTCAAGATTATGTGAAGATATTGTCATCTATTCTTCGGAAGAGTTTGGGTACGTAGAATTGGATGATAGTATTTGTACTGGAAGCAGTATGATGCCTCAAAAGAAGAACCCTGATGTTGCTGAACTGATAAGGGGGAAAACTGCAAGAGTGTATGGATCGCTTATTACACTTTTTACGTTAATGAAAGCGCTGCCTCTATCATATAACAGAGACATGCAGGAAGACAAGCCAGCTCTGTTTGATGCTGTCGAAACAGTCAAGATATGTCTGAAAGCAGGGGCAAAGCTTTTAGAGAACATAAAACTTAACAGTAAGAGATTAGAGAATGTTTTATCCATGGATTTTTCATGCGCAACAGAAATAGCTGATTATCTTGTAAGACAGGGCATGGCTTTCAGAGATGCCCATAAACTAGTCGGCAGGATAGTTAGATACTGCATAGATAACAAAAAATATTTACGAGATCTCACCTATTCAGAATTTAAGGGCTTTTCAAGCCTATTTTTGAAGGATATAATAGATTTTACATCGTTTCAATCATCAATAAAATCCAAGTCCTCTCCTGGCGGAACATGCCTGAAAAATGTAAAAGCTCAGATAGAAAAAGCGAAGAATTTGCTTAAATGATAAGAGACATAATTTTCGGCACAGTTGGCGGACTCGGGTTATTTCTCTACGGCATTCACATAATGAGTGACGCTCTCCAGAAAGCAGCTGGAGATAAAATGAGAAAAATACTGGGCATAATAACAAATAAGGCTTTTTTCGGATTACTGGCTGGCGCAGGGATTACCAGTATTATTCAGTCAAGCAGTGCAACAACAGTTATGGTAGTGGGCTTTGTTAATGCTGGGCTTATGACTTTAAGACAATCTCTGGGCGTTATACTTGGGGCAGACATAGGAACAACAATTACTGCTCAAATTATTGCTTTCAAAATAACTCATTATGTGCTTCCTGTCATTGGAATAGGATTTGCATTGCATTTTTTCTGCAAGAAGCGCGTGCCAAAACAAATAGGTCTGGCCATATTTGGATTTGGTG harbors:
- the argH gene encoding argininosuccinate lyase translates to MKKPWDGRFRKPQDSFIEQFSSSIDVDVKLARYDIQGSIAHIKMLSKVNVISKNDTKKILHGLKEILQEVSKGELKYTCADEDIHMAIERMLVEKTGKIGNKLHTARSRNDQIVLDERLYLRDEMSEVSELIKGLQKTIINIAQKNIDVIIPGLTHMQHAQPVLFSHYLMAYFNMLDRDKGRLKDCFKRVNIMPLGAGAIAGTSFQIDREYVAKLLGFPAITENSIDTVSDRDFILEFVSCSAILMMHLSRLCEDIVIYSSEEFGYVELDDSICTGSSMMPQKKNPDVAELIRGKTARVYGSLITLFTLMKALPLSYNRDMQEDKPALFDAVETVKICLKAGAKLLENIKLNSKRLENVLSMDFSCATEIADYLVRQGMAFRDAHKLVGRIVRYCIDNKKYLRDLTYSEFKGFSSLFLKDIIDFTSFQSSIKSKSSPGGTCLKNVKAQIEKAKNLLK